In Mytilus edulis chromosome 3, xbMytEdul2.2, whole genome shotgun sequence, the genomic window tttttatgccccacctacaatagtagagaggcattatgttttctggtctgtgcatccctTCGTCTGTCTGTCTCgctcaaggtagtttttgatgaagttgaagtctgaacaacttcaaacttagtacacatgttccctatgatatgatctttctaatttcaatgccaaataagGTTTTTGTCCCAATTTttcggtccattgaacatagaaaatgatagtgtgagtggggcatctgtgtagtatggacacattcttgtatctaattattttttttaaagcaaatgatcacaaaaaaaaagttataggGCAATGGAGCACAATTTTACGATGGAAGTCATATAAGCATGGATTCTATGGTATCTGTCTCTTTATTTTCCCAGAAAGTGATTAATTATAATAAGTATACCCAAATCGTTGGGCTTCACTACATTCACCATGTAGATCTGTTAGTCCAACaaatatttccattttatttgaatagCAGCTTGATGAGTTGTGATCTCTTTTCGAATCTGTCAGACACCCAAGAAACAGTTTGccaatactttgatttttttattattttaaatgaactttatcacACATTTCTTCAGTACTGCATACTACATACAGTATGcaatgacttcatatttggtcTTCAGCTTCGTAGTTATAAATTGTAATGTGTGTGTGATTTAagttcataaaactttgctctgagcacaaaaatcatgctcgaaacatgaaatccagcaatttgattggttgattttcgagtctgagtacaaaaaactgactcgaaagttttatgaccgcaattGATACTTTGAATTGTGAATGGAGGCATGCCAATCATGTCACCTGGGTCATTTTTGTTATGATTATCTAAATTTTGACTTGATTTTTAAAAGTTGTTCCTGATTCTTTTTAAAATTGCTTGATATCTAAAAACTAAATTTGTCAAGTGGGTTTTATTTGTATCCTAAAGGTAAAAAGAAAGTTGATTCTGATGAAGATTTTGATGATGAGgattatgaagaagaaaaaaagccaCAGAAAAAGAGAGGAAAAGGTAAGACTAACTCataaatcattattattatcaggtactgtggattcatttatattcgttgaataccaattttcgtgaatttcGTTGGTACGAGAGAACCACGAATTTagatgttcaacgaataacacattttctaaaggaataaatgcagactttgccaaaacctaGAAATTAAATTTTCACAAATTTGCAAGTTTTTCTCAAACCAAGAAAgttggtatccacgaaaataaatgaatccacagtatcagtTTTCCTGAATTTTGTTGGTTAAGATAAACAACAAACTTaagatttaaaaaagtaaaaaaaatttttGGTTCATATGACGACTTTGGCAGTCCCAGGAAATCAGGTTTCTAGACATTATCTGCTTGAATGCATCCTAAAGTTAATAAATGAagaattgtatgaaattaaaagtgtgaACATTGAAAAAAGGCTATCTGAGAAGATGCAGTCATAAGAACTGCAGTAAACTACCAGATAGATAATGTCCAAACAGGAAATGTGCTGATTAGAAGGGAAAATTGAAAACCTATTTACAGAAAAGACATAAAGTGGGATAGCCAGTTGCTTGTTTATAAGATTGCTATAATGACATAACAAGTTAAAAGAAAGGGAAAAgagataagtttttttttgtaggaCCAAGTCCAAGGAAAAAAGCAAGAGAGCCATCAAGTGATGAGGATGACTTTGAGGAGGAAACACCACCCAAGAAGAAAAAGGGGAGACAAGCAAGAAGGAGAGATGACTCTGACGATGAACCAACTGGCAGACGAGGGAGACCAGCTAGATCTGCagcaaaaaaaagggggagttaTGGTAATTTTAACAACAACTTGGCAAATATGCAAAGACAGCTATCTAGAATAGATAGACCATTGAACTAATCCTTTGTTAAAAATACTAGATAATGTGTATAAAAAAACTTTGTAAAACAAACAGACGTCTTGCCAATATAAATATACAGAAATGGAgatgaataagaaaaaaaagtatagaTGCTGTGAAAtgaattttcagtaaaattaCTATGAATCAACTTATTTTCATAAGCAATTTATTTTTGCATCTTTGGTGAGTAGAAAAATTGCACAAATATAAATCATCTCAAacatgtaaaacttggatctttccttattttATTACATCAAGCAAATTTGAAAATTGTGAATTAAATGGCCTTGAAATGGTCAAGTAAGGGATAAACAAGAAATAAAGGTATCAGGgaaaataatttggtttacagtatatagataaaaaaaattcaaaataatccATTAAAGATGaatatgttttgtttctttttttgccGTCAGGGATACTTATGTTGAACCCATATAAAATTTACATGCAAGATATACAATTTTCCTTTGGTAAACAAATAGATTGACAAAGAAATAACGAAAATATCTAATCAATGAAACCTGTAAACGTAAAGACATTtgcttttgttttctttcatttttcctATTATCTTTTGTTATGAGTTTATTTTCTCTTCATATAAATACTTTATTGTATAACAGTCAACCATGTTCTTCACAGTTTCATATAATTACTTGCCAAAAtgtaatactaaaaataaattaatgactgtcgtatatatacataatatttatgttatatgaatttaaggcgcaaTTTCTATATAAGTAAGGCGCCTGCCAAAACCAATAGTAACAAAAGCTCccccaaaaaatgttttaattctgAATCACAgtcaatataatttatttttatgttgcatttatggccattatgttttctggtctttgggTCTGCTCGTTTGTTCtctcgtccgtctgttcgttcgaaAGTCCATCCTGCTTTCGGTTAaatttttggtcaatgtagtttttttCGAGCCTGCAAAGCTCCACATAGGGATAGTGACCCGGCAGCGGTGGGCGGCGTTAGCTcatttcttaaaagctttatattttaaatatctcggatactataagcaataggtctagtatattcagtgtatgaaagtactgtaaggtgtacatgtcctactggcaggtatcatctgaccttgacctcattttcatggttcagtggttaaagttaagtttttgtgttttggtctgtttttctcatactttatgcaatagtgtACTATATTTGttgcatggaatgattgtaagatgtacatgtctggcgggcagatgtcatttgaccttgacctcattttcacggttcagtggtcaaagttaagtttttgagttttgatctttttatctaatactatatgccataggtcaaatatatttggtgtatggaaatgttttatgatctatatgtcagttgcctaggttttatttgactttgacctcattttcattgttgatTGCTCAGTattaagattttgtgtttttttttttttttttcttaaactataaccaattaggtcaactatatttgttgtatggaaaaattgttagctgtacatgtctgcctggcagggttcatctgaccttgacctcattttcatggttcattggtcaatgtttagttgtcttggttaatgttaagttttatgtgacagttgtaataaagctttatatttaggactatcaacataatatcaatgattagtaaagaaggctagacatttcagtgtgtgcactcttgttgatgaagttgaagttctaTCAACTTGAAAAAAGTTCCCTAGGATAttatccttctaattttaatgccacattaaagttttgacttcaatttcacggtccactgaacatagaaagtgattggggcatctgtgtagtatggacacattcttgttatgccccatttatgggcattatgctTTCTGGTCTGTGGTTCTGTTCGCTCGTTTGTTCGTCCAttcgtcagtccgtctgtccagcttcaggttaaagttttagtcaaggtagtatttgatgaagttgaagtcctatcaaatcgaaacttagttcacatgttcccaatgatgtgatctttctatttaaatgccaaattagagcttTCACCCCAAGAAAATGATTggagcatctgtgtactatggacacattcttgtttttaataatttgcaacaccaaatttattatcctgattttttatttttcagttgatGATATAGTAATACCAGATTTAAGTTCTGAAGAAGAGTCACCCGACATTGAGAAGAATCATGACAGTGATTTTGTTGCTATAGAAGAGGAAGACTCAGGAAGTGACTGGGAAACGTCAAATAAGAAAAGCAGGGTAAGGGGGAACATGTCTAATTTAAAGAGACGGGTAGGAGGAATTTACATGTCTGTGTCTATACCAAGACTGGAACTTCCAATATTTGTCTTTAGATATaacttaatattttgtttacatatatgaaaataattttgatttctcTGAAGATACTTTACTTGAACAAAATATAGTTAAACGATGCTATTATGGTCCTTTTACCAAATGATGTCAGCTTATTTAGTTTGTGTCTTGAAATACCCATCATGACTTATCTGTAGAAAAAAGATTAATAATGATTTATTAGTAAGGAATTTCGAATTTTTTGACACAATATTTTGAGAAAAATACACACCATAACAAAAGCCTTTTAAATTGCATCCAAAGTTTACCAATCAAAAAATCCATCTTTACTAAATACTACCTTTCCTATCTTTAGaccaaattttaagtttttaattcaatcaaacattaaaagaataaaaaatataaatcttaacaAAACTTTAAGAAGTTCGCCCATTTAAAATGATCTGGATATGATGAAGTTAttatgtatttcaaaaattatattgtGTGGATCATCGCAATAGATCATTATTATACAAGATGCCattagtatataaatgaaaagtgtTGAAGGACTTATTTCTTGATTAAGGTTCCTCACACCGTCCAGAATAAAATGTAATGGAAAGATGGGCTTTACAAATTTCCAAAGCTGTCTTCTTTGAAATATATTGGATTTTATGTATAATTTCAGATGAAAGTAGAGAAACCCTCAAGAAGGACCCCAGGTAGAGGTGCTAAAAAGAAAAAACGAAGATACGGTTCTGATTATTCTGATGAAGAAGACGATGAAGAATATGTCCCTCGACCTAGTCAGAGGAGGGCAAGTGTCAAAGCAgcaaaaaaattcaaagattacGATGAAAGTGATGAGGAATCTTCTGAAGATTTTTCACCAAAACAAAGTAAAAGAGACTATTTAGCTAAGAAAAAGCCAAGTCCTCCTCCTAAAGGACGAGGTAGAGGTCCTTCTAAAAAGGAGTCATCATCAGAAGAGGGATCAGAATCTGAAGAAGAGGAAGTGTCTGAAGAagaagataaacaaaaaaaagataCTAAAGGAAAGAAGAAAGCAATTGACGAAGAAAAAACTAAAAAGCCCAAGAAAATTAGAAAACATAGAAAGCGATGCATGTTTGGTAAAAAATGTTATAGGTTAGTATTACCTGTGAGTATTGTAAATTTTGAGAATGAATGATGAATTTATTATTGAGAATTGGTCGTTTTTGGATAACTGACATATTTAAATAGGTAtttaaaaatatctaataaaaatttcaaaaaaggatCTACTTTAAAGGTCATCGGACTCAAAATTCAAAACTTTGATTTAGCAATACAAATGAGCAATGTATTGTTTTGATATTCCTAATTTGTAGGTAAAATGTAGGTAGCAGTTTGCTTGTGAAATAGTcagaaaattttttaaatttttattaaaatcagtacacagttttaattacaaaatgtatttctattGCAGGAAAAATGAGGCCCATTTTAAAGACTATAGTCATCCTGGTGATGAAAGTTATGATAATATAAACAGTGATGATAGTGTGGATGAAGGATCATTAAATAGGTAAGATAATATACTCACATTAGAAGGGCACTGTTTGAGTTATATTCTCAATAAAGTAGACAAAACAGTTTTGGATATATAAGCacaaaaaagtataaaacaaatacaaaactcTCCAAAAGGGGGGaggaagtccataaaaactgataGAATCAAATGTTatactttaataatttaattgtGGATGTAACACTTCTTCTgcttggctgacgttattttgttatgagcccatagacataatttagccatgtgaccgtgacgtcatcaatgttttttcatggttttctacggtttaaaatggaatttagaattaaattataagaaatgactgtaatattttttctgtctattccaaataacataaaaaatgtggtgcacactgttaaataacccgctacgtgtgttattcagtgtgcaccacattttttatgttatttcttcatatacAGAAAAACTATTACAGCCATTCCTTAATTAAGCAAGTCTGTTTAGGCCAAACAGAAAATAATGTGAGTTTATTGTCACAAGCTGAAAAAAAAGTAGGTAGGTagtgaattatttttattttttttaactttaagtcAATAGGAGCATCATTGTGACTTTAACAGTT contains:
- the LOC139516560 gene encoding ABC transporter F family member 4-like isoform X2, which gives rise to MSIITLVSLDDGETIDLPEEKTIKIGRGSFLKVSDKRVSRNHGILDVEDNKLYLTPTHGNPCFYKKDEDDELPSSLTKDVRIELKDGDIFGLLPDKLFYKVEYSLVNGSEKSETKEKKKEESEEPKPKKKEPHIKNDEKIVKPPGGKDMALPIDKKRTLPRWLIESAKLSPPSKSPVKAAPKRAAPTPVKAKKKQPESDEDFDEEDYVQEKKPPRKRVLPFPTKVKKKYTESDEDFNDDLDDEDYVEEKKKSKKRAPPAKAKKKYAESDEDMDDLDDEEYEEKKKSSKRGKKKVDSDEDFDDEDYEEEKKPQKKRGKGPSPRKKAREPSSDEDDFEEETPPKKKKGRQARRRDDSDDEPTGRRGRPARSAAKKRGSYVDDIVIPDLSSEEESPDIEKNHDSDFVAIEEEDSGSDWETSNKKSRMKVEKPSRRTPGRGAKKKKRRYGSDYSDEEDDEEYVPRPSQRRASVKAAKKFKDYDESDEESSEDFSPKQSKRDYLAKKKPSPPPKGRGRGPSKKESSSEEGSESEEEEVSEEEDKQKKDTKGKKKAIDEEKTKKPKKIRKHRKRCMFGKKCYRKNEAHFKDYSHPGDESYDNINSDDSVDEGSLNS